The sequence below is a genomic window from Pseudomonas cremoricolorata.
GCGCACCGAAACGGCACCGGTGGTGGCGTTGGCAGTGGCGCAGCAGCTGTGGGGCGATTTCTAGCGCGCCTAGCGCACGTAGAAGAACACCGCGATGAAGTGCAGCAGGCTACCGGCGATGACGAACAGGTGCCAGATGCCGTGCCAGTGGCGGAAACGCCGGTCGAAGGCGAAGAAGATGATGCCGACGGTGTAGAAGACGCCGCCTGCGGCCAGCCAGGCGAAGCCGGCCGCGCCCAGGGTCGCGAGCAACGGCTTGACCGCCACCAGCACGATCCAGCCCATCAGCGCATAGATGATGATCGACAGCACCCGCGCTTCGGAGCGCGGTTTGATTTCCTGCAACATGCCGATCGCGGCCAGCCCCCAGACCACGCCGAACAGGCTCCAGCCCCACGGCCCACGTAGGCTGACCAGGCAGAAAGGCGTGTAGCTGCCGGCGATCAGCAGGTAGATCGACAGGTGATCGAGCTTGCGCATGATCACCTTCGCTCGCCCGCGGGTGCTGTGGTAGAGGGTGGAAATGCTGTAGAGCAACAGCAGGGTGAAGCCGTAAATGGAGAAGCTGACGATCTTCCACGGATCGCCTTGCAGCCCCGCCGTGATGATCAACCAGAGCGCCCCGATGGCAGCCAGAACGGCGCCGACCAGATGGGTCCAAGCGTTGAAACGTTCACCGTAGTACATGCAGGAACAGACCTCCTGTGACTGCTCGGGTTCCTTGGTAGCGAATCATCCGCGACTCGGCGAAGGCTCTGGCGCAAGCTTCTTGCAGCCAGAAACAGACGCAGGCCACCATCTTGCGCGGACGACTTTACAACTGTGCGTCACGCACCAGGCGCTCCAGTGCGGCCAGGTCCGGCACCCGCACCACCTGTTCGGCCACCTGAACGGCAGCCAGTTCCAGTTCGGCCAGCGGCACGTCAACGTAATTGAGCTGGCTGTCGAGCTTGCACGAGCGCGGAATGCCTTGCAGCAGCAGCGCCAGGTAGCGCAGGCCGGTGTCGCCCAGGGCATTGAGCACGACGATGCGTGCACGCTCGCCGCAAGGGGTGTGGCCGCCGCAGGCCGCTTCGAAACCGATCAGTGGCAGCCGCTGCTGGCGCCAGTCGAGCCAGCCCATGTGCCAGTCGAGCGCGCCTTGCTCGCAGCTCAGCTGGCGCTGGCCAACCAGCTCGGCGATGGCGACATTGGGCAGCAGCAACGTGCGGTCGCCCAACGGCAACAGCAGCCCGGTGAGGCTGCTGCGCTGGCCGACGATGTGTTCAAGCATGCGGGGCACTCCAGTGGGCGATGCTGTGCAGCAGTTGCGATTCCTGATACGGCTTGCCCAGGTATTCGTTGACGCCGATGGCCATAGCCCGCTCGCGGTGTTTCTGCCCGCTGCGCGAGGTGATCATGATGATCGGCAGGTGCCTGAGGCGTTCATCCTGGCGAATGCGCGTGGCCACTTCGAAGCCGTCCATGCGCGGCATTTCGATGTCCAGCAACAGCACGTCGGGGCAATGTTCTTGCAGCAAGGCCATGGCATCGACCCCGTCCTTGGCGGTCAGCACGCTCATGCCGTGGCGCTCGAGCAGGCGGCTGGTGACCTTGCGTACCGTCACCGAATCGTCCACCACCATCACCAGCAACGAACGCTGCCGGCTGCTGCCCGGCAGCATGGGCGTGCTGCGTGCCGCCGAAGGCAAGCGCGCCAGGCGCCGCTGCTGGCCGCGCAACTGGCCGAGCAGGTCAAGAATCAGCACCACCCGGCCATCGCCCAGCAAGGTCGCCCCAGCCAGGCCCGGCACCGCGGCGAATTGCGGGCCAAGGCTCTTGACCACGATCTCGCGGCTTGGCGACAGGCCATCGACCTGGATGGCGAACGACTGTTCCTGGGAATGCACCAGCAACACCGGCAGCGGCACGCTCTGACCCAGCAGGTTCGGCTGCGGCGTGCCTTGCAGCAGCTCGCCCAGGTAGCGCAGCTGGTACTGGTAGCCGGCATACACGTACTGCGGCGGATCGAGGCGATAGCACGCTTCCAGCTCGGCCGGCGGCACGCGCACCACCCCCTCGATGGTGTTCAGGCCAATGGCGTATTGCTCTTCGCCCAGGTGCACCATCAGCGCACGGTTCAGCGACACGGTGAACGGCAGACGGATCTGGAACCGCGCGCCCTTGCCGGGACTGGACTCGATGCTCATCGAACCGCCCAGTTGCTTGACCTCCTCATGCACCACGTCCATGCCCAGGCCACGCCCGGAAATCTGCGTGATCTTCTCGGCGGTGGAAAAGCCCGGACGCAGGATGAACTGCAACACTTCGTGATCGCTGAGGGTCGCCTCAGGGTCGAGCAGGCCGCGCTTGATGGCTTTCTTGCGCACGGCCTCCAAGGGCACCCCAGCGCCGTCATCGCTCATTTCGATGACGATGTCGGCGCCCTCGTGGAGCAGGCCCAGGTGGATGGTGCCCTGCTCCGGCTTGCCCGCCGCGCGCCGGGCGCTGCTGGTTTCCAGGCCGTGGTCGACGGCGTTGCGCAGCATGTGTTCGAGCGGCGCAACCATGCGTTCGAGCACGCTGCGGTCCAACTCGCCCTCGGCATTGCCCACCACCAGCTCCACCTGCTTGCCCAGTTCGCTCGCGACCTGGCGCACCACCCGTTGCAGGCGCGGCACCAGCCGCTCGAACGGCACCATCAGAGTGGCAGTCAGGCCCTCCTGCAACTGGCTGTTGATGCGCGCCTGCTGCTGCAACAGGCCGTGGGTGTGCTGGGCGCGCTGGGCCAGGGTTTCCTTGAGGTCGAGCAGGTCGGAGGCCGACTCGAACAGCGCCCGCGAGAGCTGCTGCAACTGCGAATGGCGGTCCATTTCCAGCGGGTCGAAGTCGTCATAGGCATCGCCTTCGGCCTGATGACGGCTGAGCACCCGGCTCTGGGTTTCGTTGTCCAGGCGCAGCAACTGGTCGCGCATGCGCTCGAGGGTGGTTTCCATCTCGTTGAGGGCGAACTGGCCATCGTTGACCTGCTGTTCGATGCGCCCGCGCAGGATCGAGTGCTCGCTGGCCAGGTTGCCCAGCTCGTCGAGCAGTTCGGCATCGACCTTGACCATGTCGCCGGTGGCGCGCTCATGGGTGGCTGCAGGGGCTTCGGCCGGCGCTGCCTCGCTGGGCAGCACCCCGGCTACCGTGTCGTTCAACGCGGAACTGGTGAAGTTGCGGATGTAATCGATCAGCGCGGTGGCGGCATGCAGTGGCTGCTCGAGGCGCACCGCATCGAGCATGTGCGCGAGACGGTCGTGGCAGTTCTGCAACAGACTGAACAGCGCCAGGCTCGGCGGCAGCCGACCGGCGGCGAGCAGCTCATAGAGAAACTCCAGCTCGTGGGCCAGATCGCCGATGGCGCTGATCTCGACCATCCGTGCGCCGCCCTTGAGGGTGTGCAGGTCGCGCAGCAGGGTTTCGACCTCGGCGGTGTTGCGTGGGTCGGCCTGCCAGCGCGCCAGGGCCGTGGCCGAGCTTTCGACGATGTCCGAGCTTTCTTCGAGAAACACCTCCAGCAGCGCCTTGTCGCCCGGCGCTTCGTCCAGTTCGGACGCAGCCTCGATCTCACCCTCGGCCGTGTCGCTCGACGCGGGCAGCTCCAGAGGACGCACGCCCTGCGGCCCAACCAGGCCCAGGCTGGCCGGGTCCAGCGCGCTGTGCAGGTGTTCGTGCAAGCGCGCCAGCAGCGCCGGCCGTGGCTCGACATCCTGCCCGGCGGCGACCTCATCGAGCATGTCGAGCATGCCTTCGAGCCCCTGCGCCACCAGTTCGAACAGCGTGTCGGTAGCGGCCAGGCTGCCCTCTTCGACCGCGCCGAGCAGATCGAGCAGGCTCTCGCACAACTGGTCCAGCGACCAAAGATCGGCCAGATGCGCGGCATGCCCGAGCGCAGTCAGCTCATCGAGCAGCCCATCGAGCTGATCGCGCTGCGCGGGGGCTGCCTGCCAACGTGCCAACGCGGCCTCGGCTTCGAGCACGTGGTCCATGGCCTCACCCAGCAGGCGTGCGGTGGCCTGGGGATCACGGACGGCAGGCTGCTCGGCGGACGACAGTTGCGCCAGGGCCTGCTGCACGCTCTGTTCGATCTGCTCGATCAGTTCGCCAGCACCGGCGATGGCCGCCAGAGGAGCGCTGTCGAGCTGCGCGAGGCCGCGCTGCAACAGGCCATGGGCAGCCTGCAACTGCTGCAACTGCGCCGCGCCCAGCGGCACGCCATAACTCTTGAACTCACGCACCAAGCGGTCGAGGGCGGTGGCCAACTGCGCCATGGGCTCGACCCCAGCCATGGCCGCGCTGCCCTTGAGGGTGTGCAGCGCCCGCTGCAGCGCGTCGCTGATGCCCGCCTCGCTGCCGCCTGCCAGTTGCAGGAAGGCCTCCAGCGCGTGCAAGTGGCCTGCGGCCTCACGGGCGAACACTCCGAGCAAGTGCGGGTCGAGGCCGTCGGTGTCGGCCACCTGCGCGGCCTGATCCTGGGCCAAGGCGTGCAAATGATCGGCCAGCGCCTGGTTTTCCGCAGACGATGCCAGTTGCCCCCCGGCGTAATCGGCGATCAGGTCCGGCAAACGCACGAACACCTGTTGCAACGCCGCCTGGCCATCCCGGCTCAGGCTGATGCGCCCGTCGAGCACGCGATTGAGCAGATGCTCGGCACCCCAGGCCAGCGCCGCCAAGGCCTCGGCATGGACCATGCGGCCACTGCCCTTGAGCGTGTGCAAGGCCCGGCGCAGCTCGCCCAGTGCCGAGCTGGTCTGCTCTGCACGCCACAGCGACCACTGCCGTTCGATTTCGGCCAGCAGCTCGCCGGCCTCTTCGAGAAACACCTCGCGCAGCCCGTCGTCCAGGGCCTCGGACGCTACCGCCGTGGAGGCTCGCTGCTGACACGGTACGCCTAACACTGCCAGGCTGGCACAGGCCCGCTGCAACAGCGGGCGGGCATCGGCCAGCGGGTCGGCCAATTGCCATTGCAAGTAGAATTCGGCTGCGCACAGGGCCTCGGCGAACGGTTCAAGGGTCGCGGCGTGCGGGCGCTGGTCGAGGTCGTTGAGCCAGCCCTGGGTATACGCGGCGCACCCGCCGAGCACCTCGGCGGCCTCTGCCAGCATCAGCATGCTCAAGGCGCCGCGCGCCTGTTGCAGCAGCCCCGGCACGCCTTGCAGACGCTGCCACGACCAGTCGTCGTCGAGGCAATCGGCGATCAGTTCCCTGGCCTGTTGCACCACCCCCTGGCACTCGCTCAGCACCTGCTGGCGGATCTCCAGCAGATCGGAGCCGGGCAGGCTCGCCGGGTCGTTGTCTTCCAGCGGCCCGACCATGCCGTTGAGGGTGGCCTCGACGTACAACAGCGCGCCGGCCACATCCATCAACAGCGCATCGGCACCGGCATGGTTGTGCGCCGGCAAGCCTTGCAGCGCCAGCACCTGGTCGATGATCACCCGCCGCGGCTGCTGGAAGCCGAGCACCGCCAGGGTGTCGGCGATCTGGCGCAGCGGCGCCAGCAGGGTGTCCATCTGGCTGGCGTCGTGGCGATCGCTGCGCACGAAGTGGTCGAGCCGTTCCTTGATGCGGATCAGGTCGTCACACAGGGCAATCACCACCGAGCGCAGGGCATCGCGGCCCTGGCCGGCCTGCAGCTGTTCGCGCCAGTTGCCCAGCGACACGTCCAGATCCGCCAGGTCGGCAGCCGCCGCCGCTGGCGCACCGGCCTGGTTCAGGCTGCTTTCGGCCAGCGGCTCCAGGCCGCGGCAGTGGCGCAGCTGGTTGAGCAGCGGCAGCATCACCAGCGGCAGGTCGTGGCGGGCGCCGCGCAGCCGTTCGAGGTACGCCGGCAACTGCTCCAGGCCGCGGAACAGCGCCCCCAGGCACTCGCCACGCGCAGGCTGGGCACTGGCCGCCAGCGCCGCACCGAGCAACTCCATTTCTTCGGCCAGGTGCGCTGCGCCGCGTAGCTCCAGCACGCGCAGGCAGCCCTGCACCTGATGCAACTGGCTGACGAACTCGCTCAATGGCGCCGCCTCGGCCGGCTCCCGGGCGAACTGTTCGAGGGCCTGACGGGCCAGCTGCAAGCTGTCGAGAATGGCCGCCTTGCTCCAGGCCAGTCCCACCGTATCGTGGCGCTCCAGGGTCACTGCGGCAGGCGCCATGCTGGCCTCCTCATTGCGGCGGCGTCGTGTTCGGCAAGGTGAAGCCGGACACCGAGCGGCGCATCTCGCTGGCCATGCGCGCCAGGTGGCGGATGCTGTCGGCGGTGGCGCCGGAGCCTGCCGAGGTCTGCGCGGTGATTTGCTGGATCACCGACATGGTGTGGGAAATCTGCCCCGCCGATGAAGTCTGCAACTGCGCGGCATCGGAAATGCTCAGAATCAGCTCGGCGAGGGTCTGCGACACGCCTTCGATCTCTGCCAACGCCACCCCGGCGTCCTGCGCCAGGCGCGCGCCGCGCACCACTTCGGCGGTGGTCTGCTCCATGGAGATCACCGCCTCGTTGGTGTCGGTCTGGATGGTGCGCACCAGCGCTTCGATCTGACGGGTGGCCGAGGACGAGCGCTCGGCCAGGCGCTGCACTTCATCGGCGACCACGGCGAAGCCGCGCCCGGCTTCACCGGCCAGCGAAGCCTGAATCGCAGCATTGAGGGCGAGGATGTTGGTCTGCTCGGCGATGTCGTCGATCAGGCTGACGATGTCGCCGATTTCCTGGGACGACTCACCCAGACGCTTGATGCGCTTGGCGGTGTCCTGAATCTGCTCGCGGATGTTGTCCATGCCATCGATGGTGTTGTGCACCACCTCGTTGCCCTTGTTGGCAATGGCCACCGAACGTTCGGCGACCTTGGCCGACTCGTAGGCGTGGGCCGAAACGCGGTCGATCGACTCGACCATGTCGCCCACCGCCACCGACGCCTCGCTGATCTGCTCGGCCTGATGCTCGGAAGCCTTGGCCAGCTGGCGCGCGGTATTCTGCGTGTCCTGCACGGCGGCGGCGACCTGCTCGGCGCTGTGGTTGATGGTGGTCACCAGCTCGCGCAACTGGTCGACCGAATAGTTGATCGAGTCGGCAATGGCCCCGGTGAAGTCTTCGGTGACTGCCACCGACACGGTCAGGTCGCCATCGGCCAGTTCTTCGATTTCATCGAGCAGGCGCATGATCGCCTGCTGGTTGCGCTCGTTCTTCTGCGCGGTGTCGCGCAACTGCCGGCGCGTGGCGCGGACCATGATCGAGCCGATGAGGATGATCGAAGCCAGGGCCAAAAGGCCCAGGGCATAGCCGCCGACGGTGTCCAGGGTCCGACTGCCGGCCAGGTTCTCGAAGCTGTTGGCCAGGTGCGAGGCTTCGTCGAGCAAGGTCTGCGACAGGCTGAAGATATTTCCCGCCGCCTCGCGCACCCGCAGCAGCTCAGGCGAGGTTTCGAGAATTTCATCCACCGAGCCTGCGACGAACTGGAACAGCTCGGTGATTTCCCCCAGGCGGTTGCGCGCATCGGCATCCTCGACCCGGCTGATCTCCAGCGCCGTGTCGCCGTTGAGCATGCCCTGCAGCACCTGGCCGAAACGGTTGGCGTCGCGGCCGAAGGTGGCGGCGGCCTGGGCCGTGGTGTCGTCGCCGGCGAGCACGGTGTTGACCGAGCCGAGGATACGCTCGGCCAGCAGCAACTGGCGCTGGGCCACGGCCACCTGACTGGCCGGGGCGCCACTCTTGAGCAGGATCTCCACCACCTTTTCGTACTCGACCTGCAGTTGCGGCACGGTCTCGGCCAGGGTCGCGGCCACCTGGTGCAGCGACAGTACGGTCTGTTCGCTGGAAAGGATGACATCGGTGTTCTTGAGCAGGTTGTCCCAGTCCTGCCCGACGGCGGCCATTTCGTCGCGCACCGCGGCCGGAGCGGCCGGCAGCCCGGTGGCAGGGTCGCCGCGGCGCAGGTAGCCCCAGCGGCGGTCGAAGTCGTTGCGCGCATCGGACAGCAACTTGAACGCCAGAGCCTTGCCAGCAGCCGCCTCGGTGGCGTTCTTGGCGATGCGCTGGGACAGCACGCGCAATTCACCGGCGTGGCCGATGTACTGCTTGTCATAGGTCGACTGGGTGTTGAGGTAGGCGAAATTGGCGAACAACAGCACGATCGACAGAATCAACACCACGAACAGCACGGTGATCTGTGCGCTACTGCGGGTGCGCTGGGTCATCGGTGGCGGGCTGACACCGGGGCTGGACTTGCTCAAGAAAGCATCCTCTACAACGCCACATCGAGAAAACCTGGCGCCTGGGCCAGGGCGAACGGGCTGAAGATCGCCCAGTTGCGTGCACCGGGGAAATGCCCCTGGACGAAGCGCGCGGCATTGCGCAGCACAGGCTGGGGCGGCGTGGGTTGCAGGTGTTCGAGGTCGAAGTGCTGCAGGCCCAGGACCTCGTCGACCAGCAGGCCGACGAACAGGTCTTCGTGGTCGAGCACCAACACCCGCCGCTGCTTGCCCGGCGCCACCGGGGCCAGGCCGAGAAAACTCGACAGGTCGAGCACCGGCAGCAGGCGCCCGCGCAGGTTGCCGACCCCCACCACCCACGGGCGCACCCCCGGCACGCGACTGCTGCGCGGCTCGCGCAGCACCTCGGCCACCTCGCCCATGGGCGCGACGAACCAGTGGCTGGCGATGCGAAAGCCGATGCCGCTCCAGGCTTGCGCCGGGCTGGGTTCGAAGGGCTGATCGGCCACCAGCAGGCGACAGCGGCGGTCGATGTCCAGCAGCAGTTCGAAAGCGGTCAGTGACGCGCCTTGCGGCCGGGTGGTCAAGCCCTGAGCACCTCGTCGAGCTTGCTGATCAAGGCGTCTTCGTCGATAGGCTTGGTGAGAAAATCACGCGCGCCCTGGCGGGTCGCCCAGATGCGGTCGGTGTCCTGGTCCTTGGTGGTCACCACCAGCACCGGGATGTCGCGGGTTTCCGGATCCTTGGACAGCTGGCGAGTGGCCTGGAAGCCGTTCATGCCCGGCATGACGATATCCATCAGCACCGCATCGGGCTTTTCCTGGCGTGCCAGGGCAACGCCGTCGGCGCCATTGCTGGCCTTGATTACCTGGTGACCGTGCTTTTCCAGCCAGTCGGTGAGCTTGTGAATCTCGGTCGGCGAGTCGTCGACAATCAGAACTCGGGCCATGCTGTTTCCCCGTCAGGAGGCGTGTTGTGGCTGCTCGACGAATCCCGGTACATGGGCGCGCAGGGCGTCGAGCAACGCTTGTTTGCTGAATGGTTTGGTCAGGAACTGGTCGGAGCCGACCACCCGACCGCGGGCTTTGTCGAACACGCCATCACGTGACGACAGCAGAATCACCGGGATGTCCTTGAAGGCGCTGTTGTGCTTGATCAGCGCGCAGGTCTGGTAGCCATCGAGGCGCGGCATCAGCACGTCGACGAAGATGATCTGCGGCGCGTGGTCGACGATCTTGGCCAGGGCATCGAAGCCGTCGCTGGCGGTGATCACCTCGCAACCCGCCTCGCCGAGCAGCAGCTGGGCAGTACGGCGGATCGTGCGCGAATCGTCGATCACCATCACCTTCAGGGGCTGTTGCATAAGTTGCATTACCGTGGCTGCTCTCGGGAGGGTCGGCACGTGCCGAGGCCGAGCGCAGAGCCCATCGGGCCATGCGCGCCGGACACGGCTTGCGGCGTGAAGCTGGGGGCATTTTTAGCATACTCCGGGAGCGCGTTCCATCTGCCCACCCCTTGACCGACCGCGCCTGCGGCGCCACCCTGAGCGACTTTTCATTTCGAACCATCGCGGCTGCACGCCGCCAAGAGGAATTACCATGAGCGTTCGCCTCGGGATTGTCATGGACCCCATCGCGTCCATCTCCTACAAGAAGGACAGTTCGCTGGCCATGCTGCTGGCCGCCCAGGCCCGCGGCTGGAGCCTGTTCTACATGGAGCAGCGCGACCTCTATCAGGGTGAAGGCAAGGCCCGCGCACGCATGCGCCCACTGAAGGTATTCGCCGATCCGACGCGCTGGTTCGAACTGGGCGAAGAGCAGGACAGCACCCTCGACGAGCTTGATGTCGTGCTGATGCGCAAAGACCCACCGTTCGACATGGAATTCATCTACAGCACCTACCTGCTCGAGCAGGCCGAAGCCGATGGCGTGCTGGTGGTCAACCGTCCGCAGAGCCTGCGTGACTGCAATGAAAAGCTGTTCGCCACGCTGTTCCCGCAGTGCACCGCGCCGACCCTGGTCAGCCGCCGCGCCGATGTGATCCGCGAATTCGCCGCGCGCCATGGTGATGTCATTCTCAAACCATTGGACGGCATGGGCGGCGCCTCGGTGTTCCGCCATCGTCAGGGCGACCCGAACCTCTCGGTGATCCTCGAAACCCTGACTCTGCACGGCCAGCAGCAAATCATGGCGCAGGCCTACCTGCCGGCTATCGTCGATGGCGACAAACGTATTCTGATGATCGATGGCGAGCCGGTGCCCTACTGCCTGGCGCGCATCCCAGCCAGCGGCGAAACCCGCGGCAACCTGGCGGCCGGTGGCCGTGGCGAAGCACGCCCGCTGACCGAGCGCGACCGCTGGATCGCCGCGCAAGTCGGCCCTACCTTGCGCGAGAAAGGCCTGCTGTTCGTCGGCCTGGACGTGATCGGCGACTCGCTGACCGAAATCAACGTCACCAGCCCGACCTGCATCCGCGAGATCGACGCCGCTTTCGGCCTGGACATCGGTGGTCAACTGATGGACGCCATCGCCTGTCAGCTCAAGCCGCGCTGACCACCAGCACGCGGCAAGCCCGCGCAGTGGGGTATGATGCGGGTCCCGTCCGCTGACCTGCCCCACCGCGCCTTTGCTGGATATTCGATGACGCTGTCCGCCAACCTCCCGCCCGACCTGCTGCCGCCGCGTGTTCGCCCTGCGGATCGGCTGGGTTTCACCCTGTTTCTTGCAGCGTTATTGCACATCGCGCTGATCCTCGGCGTGAGTTTCAGCGTCAGCACGCCCAAGCCAGTGCGCCAGACCCTCGACTTCACCTTGTCGACCTTCCAGAGCGAAAAGCCCCCGGAAAAGGCCGATTTCCTCGCCCAGGACAACCAGCAAGGCAGCGGCACGCTGGAGAAGAAAGCGGTGCCAACCACGACAGAAGTGGCACCGTTCCAGGACAGCAAGGTCAACACGATCTCCCCACCCCCCGCGCCGCGCCGCGAAGTGCCGCCGCCGCCGCAGAAAGCCGTGGTCACCACCAAGGCGCCAAAACCGACCAAGGTCGAGCCGCGGCCCAAGGAAAGCAAGCCGCAGCCCAAGCCCGCCGCGCCGGCCCCGGACTTCGACAGCTCGCAGCTCTCCAGCCAGATCGCCAGCCTCGAAGCCGAGCTGTCCAACGAACAGCAGCTGTACGCCAAGCGCCCGCGCATCCATCGCCTCAACGCCGCCTCCACGACCCGCGACAAAGGCGCCTGGTACAAGGAAGACTGGCGCAAGAAGATCGAACGCATCGGCAACCTCAACTACCCGCAAGAAGCGCGCAGCCAGAAGTTGTATGGCAGCCTGCGGCTGATGGTATCGATCAACCGCGATGGCTCGCTGCATGAAGTGCTGGTGCTCGAATCGTCCGGGCAGCCCTTGCTGGACCAGGCCGCGCAGCGCATCGTGCGCATGTCGGCACCGTTCGCGCCGTTCACCGGAGACCTGGCCGAATTCGACCGTTTGGAGATCGTCCGCACCTGGCGTTTTGCCCGTGGCGACCGCTTGTCGAGCAATTGATCACATCTGAGCTTGGCGAGCAGCTTGTCAGTCTCGTCACCTGACGCCACACTATCGGCCATGAAAAACCACACCCCAAGCTATCTCAAGCATCAGTTCCTGATCGCCATGCCGCACATGGCCGATCCGAACTTTGCCCAGACCCTGACCTATATCGTCGAGCACAACGCCAACGGTGCGATGGGCTTGGTGGTGAATCGCCCGCAGGAGCTGAGCCTGGCCGACATCCTCGAGCAGTT
It includes:
- a CDS encoding energy transducer TonB; translated protein: MTLSANLPPDLLPPRVRPADRLGFTLFLAALLHIALILGVSFSVSTPKPVRQTLDFTLSTFQSEKPPEKADFLAQDNQQGSGTLEKKAVPTTTEVAPFQDSKVNTISPPPAPRREVPPPPQKAVVTTKAPKPTKVEPRPKESKPQPKPAAPAPDFDSSQLSSQIASLEAELSNEQQLYAKRPRIHRLNAASTTRDKGAWYKEDWRKKIERIGNLNYPQEARSQKLYGSLRLMVSINRDGSLHEVLVLESSGQPLLDQAAQRIVRMSAPFAPFTGDLAEFDRLEIVRTWRFARGDRLSSN